The Ignicoccus hospitalis KIN4/I genome includes the window TTCGCGTCCTAATCTTCCCTCCGGGTACGAAGGTATGGAGTTGCTCGTAGGGGGGTGGAAGCCCTTCTCGCTGGTGGACGTCCAAGGAGCAATTACGTTCACAGTGTGGGCTTGCGGCTGTAACTTGAAGTGCCCGTTCTGCCACAACTGGAGGCAAGCGGAGTGGATGGACTGTGCCCCGTTCCTCGAGGAGAGGTTCTTGAACGACCTAATGGAGAGCAGAGAGTTCGTCGACTACGTCCACTTGACCGGCGGCGAGCCCACCTTACAGCCCGAGCTGGTGAAGAAGATATCTAGCTTGAGTAAGTCTAATGGCGTCCCATTCTCTCTCAACACCAACTGCACCACCAAGCAAGCCTTGGAACTGATACGCTTGGCCGACCACGTGGCGTTCGACGTGAAGGTACCCTTCCCCGCCCTCTCCGGCCTCGACGGGAAGGCCGGGGCCGTCTGGGAGACCTTCGAGAGGTGTACTGACGAGCTGGCCAAGAGCGGCAAGCCGGTCGAAATAAGGGTTCCGGTAGCCAAGGGCTTGACGAGTAAACACGTTGACGTCGTAAAAAGAATAGTTTACAAGTTTGACCCAGAGAAGGCGAGGGTGGTGGTCAACCCCTTGGTCGGTCCCCCGCTGACCGAGCCCCGCGACGAGGGGTGGTGCAAGGAGCACTGCTACCCCGGGAGGATGGACGAGGAGGAGGAGCGCTTCTGGGCCTCCCAGTTCCCCGAGTACAAGGTAAAGGTGAAGCGCTGGATAGAGTGAGTTAGGAATTCCGAACTGAACTGTCGTCGAACGCCTCTCCGGGCCTTTTGAGGTCGGGGGCCTTAGGGCGTCGTAAGCCGAACATCCTGACTTTTTATGCAACCGTTCCCAGAACCTCACGGAAGAGAGCCATGCCGGGACAGATCCCCCTGATAGGCGAGAAGCTTCCGGAGATGGTGGTTCACACCGACCACGGCCCCAAGAAGCTCCCCGACGACTACAAGGGTAAGTGGCTGGTGATCTTCAGCCACCCCGCCGACTTCACGCCGGTATGTACCACCGAGTTCGTAGCGTTCGCGAAGAGGTACGAGGACTTCAAGAAGCTCAACACCGAGCTGCTGGGCCTCAGCGTGGACAACAGCTTCAGCCACATCAAGTGGAAGGAGTGGATAAAGGAGAAGCTCAACGTCGAGATACCGTTCCCGATAATCGCCGACCCGCTGGGCCAAGTGGCCACCAAGCTAGGGATGCTCCACCCCGAGGGCGGCGTAGTGACTGTAAGGGCGGTGTTCATAGTTGACCCCGAAGGGAAGGTTAGGGCGATACTCTACTACCCGCTGAACGTCGGCAGGAACATAGACGAGATACTGAGGCTGCTGAAGGCGCTACAAGTGACCGACAAGCTCGGAAGGGCCACCCCGGCCAACTGGCCGTGCAACGAGATAGTCAAGGACCACGTGATAGTTCCGCCCGCATCCACCGAGCAGGAGGCGAAGGAGAGGTTGCAGAAGTACGAGTGCTTCGACTGGTGGTTCTGCCACGAGAAGGCCCCCGCGGAGGACGTGGAGGAGGCCAAGAAGTTCCTCGAGAGGCCCGCCAAGGAGCTCTGCAAGTAACTCCCGTTTTTTCTCACGTTTATCGTTTCCCTCCTATCCCGTTCGTTCAAGCGCGCTCCTCGATGAAGCCCCTTATCCCCTCACCGAAGGTCCCCTTCGGTGAGGAGTGCACCGGTTGCTGAGGGGTCGGAAGGCAATTATAGCTCACTAAAACGAGAACTGGTGGGAACTCATTGTGGCGGAGGAGCTTGTCCCAGCCCTCATGAGCGCCTTGACCCACGTCCACGTAGGCGCCGGGAGGAGCCCGGGGACGGTGGACCAACCAATAATTAAGGACCCTATGGGAATACCCTTCATCCCCGGCTCCTCTGTCAAGGGCGCGCTCAAGAGCGAGGCCTTGCTCTCGAGGGGCTGCGCGGAGTGCCCCAAGCCGGGGGAGGACGACGAGGAGTGCGAGAGGCTCTGCTGTCTCTTAGGCCCGGACGACGGGGAGAAGGGGGCCTCTAGGATAGTGGTCGCCGACTTCTACCCCCTCCTCGTCCCGCTCCCCTCCTTGGACAAGGGCTTCATTTACATAACTTCGGAATTGTTGTTGGGGCGCGCGGAGAGCGTGGGCTTAACCGAGGAGGCGTTGAAGGTAAGGGAACTCGGTGAGGAGAGGGTATTCGTGGGGACCGAGCCGTACGTCTTGAAGAAGGTGAAATTTGAGGGCGAGGCGGTCCTCTCCCTCCACCCGTTCTTAAAGAAGAGGGGCGGGGAGGCCTACTTGGTGGACGAGGAGAACTTGCCGCTGATGCTGGAAAAGTCCCTCATCAGGCTCACCAGAGTGAGCCTAGATAGGAAGACTAAGACCGCCGCGAGCGGGAGGCTCTGGACGGAGGAGTACTTGCCCCACGGGACCGTCTTGTCGGGGGCCTTCGCCTATAGGGGCTGGGAGAACGAGTACTGCCGCTCCGGAGGAGTTGGTAACTGGAAACGTCTCTTGGGCTTGGAAGGTCCCAAGTCGTTAGTCTTGGGCGGGAAGGAGACCGTCGGCAAGGGGCTGGTAAGGATAACGTTGGCTTGAGGTGATAGGGATGAGCCGGGCTGAGCGCCTCTCACCCGTGCACTTGGCGTTGGACCACATCATAAAGATAAACGAACTGTGGAGGGCCATCGTAGCTTCAGAGGAGATGAAGGAGAAGAACCTAGAGGGGTTCGTCCGGAGAGCTAGGCAGTACCCCTCCCTATTGGCCGCCTCAGGGCTGGTGCCCTCCGTAACGTTCTTCCTCTCCAAAATCATAGACAAGGACAACCCGGACGAGGCCCTGAGGCTCCTCGTGGAATACTTGACGGCTGAGGACGAGGACAAGGCGAAGGAGATAATGAATAAAATGAGGAGCGAGGCGGAAGCGCTCAACGCTTTGAAGGAGGACGCGGGAAAGAAGGAGTCAGAGGGCTACTTGTGGTTCACCGGGGCCTTGCTGGCAGCGCTCTTCGCGTTCTCCGAAGCCGTGGGAATAAAG containing:
- a CDS encoding peroxiredoxin, which translates into the protein MPGQIPLIGEKLPEMVVHTDHGPKKLPDDYKGKWLVIFSHPADFTPVCTTEFVAFAKRYEDFKKLNTELLGLSVDNSFSHIKWKEWIKEKLNVEIPFPIIADPLGQVATKLGMLHPEGGVVTVRAVFIVDPEGKVRAILYYPLNVGRNIDEILRLLKALQVTDKLGRATPANWPCNEIVKDHVIVPPASTEQEAKERLQKYECFDWWFCHEKAPAEDVEEAKKFLERPAKELCK
- a CDS encoding anaerobic ribonucleoside-triphosphate reductase activating protein, with the protein product MELLVGGWKPFSLVDVQGAITFTVWACGCNLKCPFCHNWRQAEWMDCAPFLEERFLNDLMESREFVDYVHLTGGEPTLQPELVKKISSLSKSNGVPFSLNTNCTTKQALELIRLADHVAFDVKVPFPALSGLDGKAGAVWETFERCTDELAKSGKPVEIRVPVAKGLTSKHVDVVKRIVYKFDPEKARVVVNPLVGPPLTEPRDEGWCKEHCYPGRMDEEEERFWASQFPEYKVKVKRWIE
- the cmr4 gene encoding type III-B CRISPR module RAMP protein Cmr4; the protein is MAEELVPALMSALTHVHVGAGRSPGTVDQPIIKDPMGIPFIPGSSVKGALKSEALLSRGCAECPKPGEDDEECERLCCLLGPDDGEKGASRIVVADFYPLLVPLPSLDKGFIYITSELLLGRAESVGLTEEALKVRELGEERVFVGTEPYVLKKVKFEGEAVLSLHPFLKKRGGEAYLVDEENLPLMLEKSLIRLTRVSLDRKTKTAASGRLWTEEYLPHGTVLSGAFAYRGWENEYCRSGGVGNWKRLLGLEGPKSLVLGGKETVGKGLVRITLA
- a CDS encoding type III-B CRISPR module-associated protein Cmr5, whose amino-acid sequence is MSRAERLSPVHLALDHIIKINELWRAIVASEEMKEKNLEGFVRRARQYPSLLAASGLVPSVTFFLSKIIDKDNPDEALRLLVEYLTAEDEDKAKEIMNKMRSEAEALNALKEDAGKKESEGYLWFTGALLAALFAFSEAVGIKVQLSDEERFVHEVATFLRGLQEGRKEALVLERLLLEYSSELKNLAAAYAGAVWGAKGEG